The following is a genomic window from Malus sylvestris chromosome 7, drMalSylv7.2, whole genome shotgun sequence.
GAAGCCAGCCAGCCAACCAACTCGATTTAGGTAGGCCCAGTCCATTGCCAACGGTAACGTGACGTCATGTAGCCATTGGATTTTGAATAAACACCAAAGCCATTTCTACACCATTTCTTGCATCCTTCTCACCATTACATACTATCTtaccttattttatttcaattcttcacattttattttcttacctcttccaataatctttcctttaattttttcaataattttcaaatggccacatcttCAACCAAAGGAAAGGCTTGAACctgaaaagaagatgaaactttttgcaaggcttatagatgggtctCAAAAGATAGTGTCAAGGCTAATTCCCAAACAAGTGAAGGCATTTGGACTCGTACGTCCAAAAAGTACTATGAGTACTACAAAGACACCACTCCACCGAACCCTAGAAACTACGAGAGTTGTTCTTCACAATGGAaaaaacatcttcatccaagtttgaataaatggcatcaagctGTGATAAGGGTTGTAAGGAGACATGAAAACAGAGCTAATCTATACGACGAAGTAAATGTTTTCACAAGttcttttaaatatttaattatattacatttaatttcataaattaatttcctttaattattgtaattatattttctaggaaCGCCAAGCGGAGCAATTGTTTATGGATGACATGAAAAAACCCCTTTACTaatcaaggttgttgagaaatttgtaaagggttaGTGTTATTTCAAGATCCACCTCAAGAAAGATTTGGTCCTACGCTGATGTTTAGAAATGTTTCCTCAAATACAATTGGGGATGAACAAGTATCTCCTATCATTCAAGAAACAAGGCTAGAAAATCCGTCTCTAGGTCAATCTTCCATACCTTGGGCTACGAGATGAAACAAGGCtagaaaattgaaggaaaaaggcAAGGTAAAGGAAGAGTTAGCCTTTTGAGAGGAAATGTGTTATGCTCGTAAATTCactattatatatttaataattCTCCTTGTTTACACCTTTGTTTTACTCTTCTATATAGATTGTAcattatatttgtgtttttgtaggTTGTAACAAGCAAAGAGTGTAAAAGGAGCTAAAAAAGGCTTTTACAATCCTATGTCATCAGCACAACCTATGCAAAGCATTAGAGTTCATGGATTAAACTATATTGACTCGGGAAGAACCAGGAGATGTGCCATATATCTTTGGAAAGcaacggatgtctattttccaAAGAATTTTACGGTTCctgaatatcatttttctaaagGGAGTTATGGCAGTTTTAGTACATGAAGGTCAAGCTACGCACAAATACGAAATTTTCTACAAACGTGTATCAATGTGGCAGATTAAATGAAGATTAAAATTCCTATTTATTAGGAGTTTTAACCAGTTGGAAAAAGCTAAAAAGTCTATAAGGAAATAAATAAGAAGACTAATAAGATGGGACTTTAAAGCCCATTGAATTAGAATTAAGAAAAGAAGGTTATTCAAGCCTTGGGCTGTTACAAATGAAAATGGGGGTTTTTATCCCTCTTCAGCACAGCAGCAGGTCAGTGCAGAAAAAACAAttagaagaaaattaaaaaaagagcaGCCACCAAAGAGGAGGCAGCCACGACagtgttgaattataagtctcTAGCTGATTGAGTATTAGAAATAAGATGAGATTAAATGTGTATTCACTTGTGCTAAGAATGCCAAGTGTGAAGTTCTTATGTGTAAAaaaggccatgagtgccatgtgGTTATTTGGTCTTACTTTTCTTGTGTTATTACATGTTAGATGAGCGGTTGTGATCTAAGTACTGTGAGAGAAAGGATCCAATTGTTTTTTAACTGTAATTTTCCCTTACACACGTTTTGTGTGTGTAAGTGCATATCAGAAGAAGAAATATAGAATGCCAATCGCTCATCTGTGACTTGCAGAGAGTGAGAAGCTGCCATTTATCAATCTTTTTCACTCTGTACCTCTTCACTCCTTCTTCTTCGAATTCATTCAGCTAGACAAAAATATCAACGTTTcttaacatggcctcagagcctgaTTTCGATTAGATCTGGGCGTGTTCTGTGAACTCAAACATCACCGTTTCTGGACTCGGTGAAGTTTGCCGGAGTCTGTCTGTGATCTAAGAACTACGTGTTTCCGGATTCACACAAGCTCATGATGGCTGGATCTGGGAGTGCTGAAGTGAGGACCTCGATCTTCTCCGGTGAGAACTATGAGTTCTGGAGAATCAAAATGGTTACCATTTTCAAGTCATATGGACTATGGAATCTGGTGGAAAAAGGGATTTCGGTTTccgattcgaagaagaagaaagctaaGACTGATGAAGATACAGATGTTGATGCTGACGATGATGAGAAAATGGCTGCAATATTCATGAAAGATGCAAAAGCTCTCGGAATCATTCAAAGCACAGTCTCCGATCAGATCTTCCCTCGAATCGCAAACGCAGACTCAGCAAAAATGGCATGGGATCTGTTATATGGCGAATATCACGGTGGGGATCAGGTAAGATCTGTGAAACTCCAAAATCTTAGACGAGAATTTGAATACACTAGAATGCGTGATGATGAATCTTTGACTGGGTATCTTACTCGTTTAAATGATCTGATTAATCAAATGAAGACGTTTGGTGAAACTCTGTCAAATGAGAGATTAGTTCAGAAGGTGTTAATCAGTCTCACTAAGATATATGATCATATATGCTTAGTGATAGAAAACACCAAATGTTTAAAATCTGTTGAACTGCAAAAGGTACTAGCTATATTGAAGAGTCAAGAGCAGAGGTTTGATTTGCATTCCTCTAATGCAACTGAGAGAGCATTTTCTTCTCTTACTGTTAATTCAAAAGGGCAGAATCGAAGTTATGCTCAGTCTAGTACTTTTAAACCACAGAGAAATTGGAATCAAAAGGGTAAGAAGTGGGATTCAAAACCAAAGTTTCAGCAAAAATCATTCACAAATGTTGCACAGAATAGTACTTCCTCACAGGTTATGGGTCAAGAGAGTGTAAAACCTCAATGTAAAGTGTgttcaaagtttcattatggtgaatgtagATATAAGGGGAAATCCAAGTGCCATAACTGTGATAGATTTGGACATTGGGCCAGAGAGTGTACTGTTGGAAAGTCTGTTCAAAAGGCAAACTATGCAAGTCAAATGGAAGTGACAGGAAACATATTTTATGCAAATTGTGCAGTTGCTGAGACTAAGGTTAATGGAGATTGGTACATAGATAGTGGCTGCAGTAATCATATGACAGGGAATGTTGATCTTCTTGTTGATGTGAATACAAATGTTGCAAGGAAAGTTCAAATGCCAACAAGAGTGTTAGTTAATGTGGCAGGAATGGGATCACTGGAAATTGAGACTAACAGAGGAAGAAAATACATCAGAGAAGTCATGTACTTACCTGGTTTGAAAGAGAATCTATTAAGTGTAGGACAAATGGATGAGCACGAATATTATCTTGTGTTTGGTGGACATATGTGTACTGTTTTTTATGGTCCTTCTCTGAAATGTCAAATTATCCGtgtaaaaatgaaagaaaacaggTGTTATCCTCTATCTCTAAGGCCTGAGTAACAACTTGTGTTGAAGACTAGTTTTGCTCATTGTTCTCTGACTTGGCACAGAAGATTAGGTCACCTAAACTTTGGTGGAATCAAGCAATTGAAGGATAAAGACATGGTTCATGGTCTACCATATCTAGATGAGTATGACAGAGTTTGTGAAGGCTGTCAATATGGTAAGCAACACAGAGAAAGCTTTCTTAGTGGTCAAGCACAAAGAGCAGGTGCTCCACTTGAATTGGTTCATGTTGATTTGTGTGGACCGATGAGAAATGAGTCTACAGGAGGAAACAAGTATTTCATGTTGCTTGTAGATGATGCAACCAGGATGATATGGGTGTATTTTCTTAGATTCAAATCTGAAGCTCTTACTTGTTTTAAGAAATTCAAGGCCATGACTGAGTTGCAAAATGGTATGAGAGTAAAATGTGTAAGGAGTGATAGAGGAGGGGAGTTCTTATCAAATGAATTCAATCAATACTGTGACACAGAAGGAATCCAAAGACAACTGTCTCTCTCTTACACTCCACAGCAAAATGGAGTggttgaaagaaaaaacagaacTGTGATTGAAATGGCCAAGTCTATGCTTCATGACAAAGGAATGCCTTACCATATGTGGGCAGAAGCTGTGCACACTGCAGTCTACATATTAAACAGGTGTCCTACCAAATCACTTGATAGCataacaccttttgaagcttaCAGCAAAAGGAAACCAGGTATTGCCCATTTGAAGGTTTTTGGCTCGGTTTGTTATGTTCATACTCCATCCGAGCTAAGACACAAGCTAGAACCCAAAAGTATAAAAGGAGTCTTTGTTGGATATGCAAAATGTGAGAAAGGGTACAGAGTATTTGATCCAATCTCTAAAAGACTGATCCTGTCAAGAGATGTTGTGTTTGATGAAAACTCAGCTTGGGATTGGCAAAGAAGCACAGAAAGACATATGTCACTGCCTATTTATGAGTTTGACTCTGTTGATACACCAAGAAGTGAGAATACAGAAAATGACACTCAAGTTTCAAGTGGTTTATCATCTGGCATATTGGAAGAAGCTGCAAGTGGTATTGATGATACACAGATCAATTCACAGTCAAGTGCAGGTGTGAGTGACACTCATTCATTTCATCATACTCCATTAAAATGGAGAAAGCTGGATGATGTACTTGCTCAATGTAATATGTGCATTATAGAACCAAAGAAATATGAAGATGCGGCTAAGGATGAGTCCTGGATGAATGCTATGAAGGATGAGCTCTCCATGATTGAAAAGAATGCAACCTGGGAGTTAGTGGACAGGCCAAGTACGTAACAAGCCTATAATTGGAGTAAAATGGGTGTTTAAAACCAAACTCAACCTAGATGGAACTgtgcaaaagaacaaggcaaGGCTTGTTGCAAAGGGATATGCCCAGAAACCAGGAATAGACTACAATGAGACCTTTGCTCCTGTTGCTCGGTTAGATACAATCAGAACCCTTATAGCATTGGCTGCACAAAAGAGTTGGAAACTCTATCAACTTGATGTCAAATTTGCTTTTTTAAATGGTGTTCTAGAAGAGGAGGTTTATGTAGAGCAGCCTGATGGTTTTGTAGCTAAAGGGGAGGAAGACAGAGTATATAAACTTCACAAAGCTTTGTATGGTCTAAAACAAGCACCACAGGCCTGGTATGGAGAGATTGATACTTATTTCTCACAGTGTGGTTTTACAAGAAGTTTAAGTGAACCAACACTGTACATCAAGGCAGAAGAGAAAGACATTTTGATTGTGTCaatctatgtggatgacataaTCTATACTGGGAGTAACAAGCAAATGTTTGAAGAATTCAAGGAAGACATAAAACGAAAGTATGAGATGACTGATTTGGGTCTTCTCCATCATTTCCTTGGAATGGGAATAATTCAAACAACTTCAAGCATTTTCATCcaccaaaagaaatatgcaagcTACTTATTAGACAAATTTGGTCTGAAAGAGTGCAAACTTGTGCTTACTCCACTTGTTGCAACTGAGAAGTTAACCACGGATGATGGAAGTGGTGCAGCAAGTGAAGAGTTATACAGAAGTATGGTGGGAAGTCTCCTATATCTCACTGCAACCAGGCCTGATATTATGTATGCATCCAGTCTGTTAGCCAGATTTATGCACTGCCCTACCAGTAAGCATGTTGGAACTGCTAAAAGAGTGCTAAGATACATTAAGGGCACCCTAAATTATGGTCTGGAATATGTGAAGGGTAAGAACTCAATGTTAATTAGGTTCTGTGATAGTGACTGGAGTGGATCAATTGAGGACAGTAAAAGTACTTCTGGTTATGCCTTCTCCTTTGGCAGTGGAGTATTCTCATGGACATCCGTGAAGCAAAATTGTGTAGCCCTTTCCACCGCAGAAGCAGAGTACATCAGTGCTTCAGAAGCAACTACTCAAGCcatttggttgagatttgttCTTGAAGACTTTGGTGAATTTCAAACCCAAGCCACTCCAGTGCACTGTGACAACACCTCAGCAATTGCAATCACCAAGAACTCTGTGTTCTATCAAAAGACCAAACACATTAACAGAAGATACCATTTCATCAAGGATGCACTGAAGGATGGCATCATTGATCTGGTGTACTGTCCAACTAAGGAGCAACTAGCtaatattttcacaaaacctCTGCCTAAAGATCGGTTCAATTATCTCAGGAGCATGCTTGGAGTGAAATCAGCTCAAgacttaaaggggagtgttgaattataagtctcTAGCTGATTGAGTATTAGAAATAAGATGAGATTAAATGTGTATTCACTTGTGCTAAGAATGCCAAGTGTGAAGTTCTTATGTGTAAAAaaaggccatgagtgccatgtgGTTATTTGGTCTTACTTTTCTTGTGTTATTACATGTTAGATGAGCGGTTGTGATCTAAGTACTGTGAGAGAAATGATCCAATTGTTTTTTAACTATAATTTTCCCTTACACACGTTTTGTGTGTGTAAGTGCATATCAGAAGAAGAAATATAGAATGCTAATCGCTCCTCTCTGACTTGCAGAGAGTGAGAAGCTGCCATTTATCAATCTTTTTCACTCTGTACCTCTTCACTCATTCTTCTTCGAATTCATTCAGCTAGACAAAAATATCAACGTTTCTTAACAgacagaagagagaaagaggaaggacCGGGACACCATTCTGCAATTCATCATTGAAgagttttttcttctccttttactttctgttttgtttgtctTTGCTGTCCATTTACATTATGAGTAACTAAATTTCATAGTTGGGACTTTGTTGAAGTCCTAATCATGTTTCCTTGAGTATTTTCGATACACTTTTGTTACAAGACAATTTGATGATGCTTTAGCGATTAATTCTAGTTTTAATTCCAATCTtattgagttattttatgattgatcACCATAGAATAGCCTTGTAATTGAGTTTGTTACATGGGTAAATTTGGATGATCGAGTCTTGTACCTATGCTGAGTAACAAGAGAACTAGTTACGGTTCTTGGAATTCATTATCACGGATAACCGGAATAGATACCATGTTCTAGGATTCGTGTGTTTGTCGATTTCCATTGTATTATGTTTTTTCTCGGAGTGCAACTTAGTAGATACCATGCTAAATACTTCGAGAATAAAAAGAGTTAGTGTAGACACCCATGCCTAATTCGTTGTTTAGGGAAATCAATAGCTTAAGGAGTAGATACCATGCCTTTAGGTTGACAAATGTAAAGCATCAAAAATCTGTTTTGTATCATCGTGTGTATCAGTTGCTTAGGCGAAAAAGGTTAGAGATGGATACCAAAGTCCTAACCGTTCAAACATTATTTTCAAaacccatattgccaattactTTTATTTGCCTACGTACTTTATATTGTGTTTTACTACTTAACTTAAGACATCTCAAACTATTTGTTAAACCTTTATGTGCATATTTGCTAGTTTTtgtgaattaattaatttaaattgttagaAATCATGCTCTAGAGATATATTAGTGCAATCTTAGTGGGAATGATCTCGTACTTGCTTTCTATACTATGTGTTTGATCTTGTGCACTTGTGAGTTTAAAACGTGTGATTAGTAGCTTAATATTTAGGTTGTTAAACGCATAACAAAATGTTCTCCTCATTGCGATTAATGGCGGAGCAAAATGTCATTGCCGCGGAAGAAAGGAAACATAGACACAAAGAACAAGCAAAACAAATataagaagagatggatgataggaACATGGAAATGAACACTAtgaattacactc
Proteins encoded in this region:
- the LOC126630194 gene encoding uncharacterized protein LOC126630194 produces the protein MAGSGSAEVRTSIFSGENYEFWRIKMVTIFKSYGLWNLVEKGISVSDSKKKKAKTDEDTDVDADDDEKMAAIFMKDAKALGIIQSTVSDQIFPRIANADSAKMAWDLLYGEYHGGDQVRSVKLQNLRREFEYTRMRDDESLTGYLTRLNDLINQMKTFGETLSNERLVQKVLISLTKIYDHICLVIENTKCLKSVELQKVLAILKSQEQRFDLHSSNATERAFSSLTVNSKGQNRSYAQSSTFKPQRNWNQKGKKWDSKPKFQQKSFTNVAQNSTSSQVMGQESVKPQCKVCSKFHYGECRYKGKSKCHNCDRFGHWARECTVGKSVQKANYASQMEVTGNIFYANCAVAETKVNGDWYIDSGCSNHMTGNVDLLVDVNTNVARKVQMPTRVLVNVAGMGSLEIETNRGRKYIREVMYLPGLKENLLSVGQMDEHEYYLVFGGHMCTVFYGPSLKCQIIRVKMKENRCYPLSLRPE